A single Triticum dicoccoides isolate Atlit2015 ecotype Zavitan chromosome 2A, WEW_v2.0, whole genome shotgun sequence DNA region contains:
- the LOC119355010 gene encoding trihelix transcription factor ASR3-like isoform X2, producing the protein MSSAGDPGGGIAGPGRAARLPRWTRQEILVLIEGKRVVEVRGRGRGRGAAGGAAAEPTKWAAVAEYCRRHGVERGPVQCRKRWSNLAGDYKKIREWERSLPSLAGKEVSFWAMRNDARRERRLPGFFDREVYDIIEGRGSGGGGIRDSGSNAAAVLAEVGEEEGKEKVVFDSGRASVAGDDGLFSSSSSSEEEDEETSTPAPAPAPVLPAAPYPPPSLAVAVPVPVPEKKTEAPTQGSSEQGTSKGKQQEEIRITDEPPPPQGGQKRQRSDDAPGETADLQGKLVEILDRSSRMVAAQLEAQNINCQLDREQRKDQVSSLLGVLGKVADALYRIADKL; encoded by the exons ATGTCTAGCGCCGGTGATCCCGGCGGCGGGATCGCAGGGCCTGGGCGCGCGGCGCGGCTGCCGCGGTGGACGCGGCAGGAGATACTGGTCCTCATCGAGGGGAAGCGGGTGGTGGAGGTACGCGGGCGCGGCAGGGGCAGGGGAGCAGCCGGCGGAGCGGCCGCGGAGCCGACCAAGTGGGCGGCTGTGGCGGAGTACTGCCGGCGGCACGGCGTGGAGCGGGGCCCCGTGCAGTGCCGGAAGCGGTGGAGCAACCTCGCCGGCGACTACAAGAAGATCAGGGAGTGGGAGCGCTCGCTGCCGTCCTTGGCGGGGAAGGAGGTGTCCTTCTGGGCCATGCGGAACGACGCGCGGCGGGAGAGGAGGCTCCCGGGCTTCTTCGACCGCGAGGTGTACGACATAATCGAGGgccgtggcagcggcggcggcggcatccgcgACAGTGGCAGTAATGCGGCCGCGGTGCTCGCGGAGGTTGGGGAGGAGGAGGGCAAGGAGAAGGTGGTGTTCGACAGTGGCCGCGCGTCCGTGGCCGGGGACGACGGGCTGTTTTCGTCCTCATCGTCGTCtgaggaagaggacgaggaaaCATCCACGCCAGCGCCAGCGCCTGCGCCGGTTCTGCCGGCGGCTCCATATCCGCCTCCATCTCTGGCCGTCGCCGTGCCCGTGCCTGTACCCG AGAAGAAGACCGAGGCACCTACGCAAGGGAGCTCAGAGCAAG GGACATCCAAAGGCAAGCAACAAGAAGAAATTAGAATTACCGATGAGCCGCCACCACCGCAGGGTGGGCAGAAGAGGCAGCGCAGCGATGATGCCCCAGGAGAAACCGCTGACCTGCAGGGCAAGCTTGTTGAGATTCTAGACCGGAGCAGCCGGATGGTGGCGGCACAGCTGGAGGCGCAGAACATCAACTGCCAACTGGATAGGGAGCAGAGGAAGGACCAAGTGAGCAGCTTGCTAGGTGTGCTTGGCAAGGTGGCTGATGCCCTCTACAGAATTGCTGACAAGCTGTAG
- the LOC119355008 gene encoding cyclic nucleotide-gated cation channel beta-1-like translates to MAAEGGGGGGGGGAGEGFEERVKRLFGSRLFGDVPSSSFPAASWSVAAGDVERQLWARPSEARDEEEERAAAERADTPCSSAFYDANGCLRGRRRRSKQDFEDEPEDDDEDEEDVRGEDHRKEEQDEEEEVRVSIGLDPTLDREEEEDKYDRAAFGKEDAAERVYMSEIMDEGINMSINTVVPDLLDDTTDEICGLSKDPRADLDAASARLREDNGSVKIGLRSPTQTKECATAGMQATRAQDIGVKPILKRKEEQADSKPRKRVRFNADVKEQPVELLEHDEDSPMVPQSMDVVTTKGNSGNSSTPSGVPDYVRNPSKYTCYTLETPESTDESNRRALADLHNLLGRSDPNKMQPETPAEIPSSVTFIPRKKSVDAMVVDEGPRFSSANPSLISAAAAVASDGTDQCEMDEDDPKASPPPPPPLMQTNSKMNSRRYRSSRADDE, encoded by the exons ATGGCGGCCGAggggggcggaggaggaggcggcggcggagccggGGAGGGGTTCGAGGAGCGGGTGAAGCGCCTCTTCGGGTCGCGTCTCTTCGGCGACGTACCGAGCTCCTCCTTCCCCGCAGCTTCCTGGTCCGTCGCCGCCGGAGATGTTGAGCGCCAGCTCTGGGCGCGCCCGTCGGAGGcccgcgacgaggaggaggagcgcgccgcGGCCGAGCGCGCCGACACGCCGTGCTCGTCCGCGTTCTACGATGCCAACGGGTGCCtccgcggccggaggcggcggtccAAGCAGGACTTTGAGGACGAACCCGAAGATGATGACGAGGATGAGGAGGATGTGAGGGGCGAGGACCATAGAAAGGAGGagcaggacgaggaagaggaggttaGGGTTTCGATCGGCCTCGACCCGACTCTGGATCGGGAG GAAGAGGAGGACAAATATGATAGAGCGGCATTTGGTAAAGAAGATGCTGCAGAACGTGTGTACATGAGTGAAATCATGGATGAGGGCATTAATATGAGCATCAATACTGTAGTGCCTGACCTCCTTGATGATACCACTGATGAGATCTGCGGTTTATCTAAGGATCCTCGGGCAGATCTTGATGCAGCATCTGCAAGGCTCAGAGAAGACAATGGTTCAGTTAAAATTGGCCTTCGTTCTCCAACTCAAACCAAGGAGTGTGCAACTGCTGGAATGCAAGCAACGAGAGCTCAGGATATCGGTGTGAAACCTATACTGAAGAGGAAGGAGGAGCAAGCCGATTCAAAACCAAGGAAACGTGTGAGGTTTAATGCCGATGTTAAAGAACAACCAGTGGAGCTTCTTGaacatgatgaagattctcccatgGTTCCTCAGTCCATGGATGTGGTCACAACAAAGGGCAACTCGGGCAACTCCTCCACGCCATCTGGGGTTCCTGACTATGTTAGGAACCCTTCAAAGTACACATGTTACACTCTGGAGACACCAGAGAGTACCGACGAATCTAACAGGAGAGCTCTTGCAGACTTGCACAATCTGTTAGGCAGATCAGATCCCAACAAGATGCAGCCTGAGACACCTGCTGAGATTCCTAGTTCAGTCACATTCATCCCTAGGAAGAAGTCAGTTGATGCCATGGTGGTGGATGAGGGCCCCAGATTTAGTAGTGCAAACCCATCTCTCATtagtgcagcagcagcagtagcctcTGATGGAACTGACCAATGTGAGATGGATGAAGATGACCCTAaagcatcaccaccaccaccaccaccactgatGCAGACCAACTCTAAGATGAACTCCCGGCGTTACAGGTCAAGTAGAGCAGATGATGAGTAA
- the LOC119355010 gene encoding trihelix transcription factor ASR3-like isoform X1 encodes MSSAGDPGGGIAGPGRAARLPRWTRQEILVLIEGKRVVEVRGRGRGRGAAGGAAAEPTKWAAVAEYCRRHGVERGPVQCRKRWSNLAGDYKKIREWERSLPSLAGKEVSFWAMRNDARRERRLPGFFDREVYDIIEGRGSGGGGIRDSGSNAAAVLAEVGEEEGKEKVVFDSGRASVAGDDGLFSSSSSSEEEDEETSTPAPAPAPVLPAAPYPPPSLAVAVPVPVPEKKTEAPTQGSSEQAGTSKGKQQEEIRITDEPPPPQGGQKRQRSDDAPGETADLQGKLVEILDRSSRMVAAQLEAQNINCQLDREQRKDQVSSLLGVLGKVADALYRIADKL; translated from the exons ATGTCTAGCGCCGGTGATCCCGGCGGCGGGATCGCAGGGCCTGGGCGCGCGGCGCGGCTGCCGCGGTGGACGCGGCAGGAGATACTGGTCCTCATCGAGGGGAAGCGGGTGGTGGAGGTACGCGGGCGCGGCAGGGGCAGGGGAGCAGCCGGCGGAGCGGCCGCGGAGCCGACCAAGTGGGCGGCTGTGGCGGAGTACTGCCGGCGGCACGGCGTGGAGCGGGGCCCCGTGCAGTGCCGGAAGCGGTGGAGCAACCTCGCCGGCGACTACAAGAAGATCAGGGAGTGGGAGCGCTCGCTGCCGTCCTTGGCGGGGAAGGAGGTGTCCTTCTGGGCCATGCGGAACGACGCGCGGCGGGAGAGGAGGCTCCCGGGCTTCTTCGACCGCGAGGTGTACGACATAATCGAGGgccgtggcagcggcggcggcggcatccgcgACAGTGGCAGTAATGCGGCCGCGGTGCTCGCGGAGGTTGGGGAGGAGGAGGGCAAGGAGAAGGTGGTGTTCGACAGTGGCCGCGCGTCCGTGGCCGGGGACGACGGGCTGTTTTCGTCCTCATCGTCGTCtgaggaagaggacgaggaaaCATCCACGCCAGCGCCAGCGCCTGCGCCGGTTCTGCCGGCGGCTCCATATCCGCCTCCATCTCTGGCCGTCGCCGTGCCCGTGCCTGTACCCG AGAAGAAGACCGAGGCACCTACGCAAGGGAGCTCAGAGCAAG CAGGGACATCCAAAGGCAAGCAACAAGAAGAAATTAGAATTACCGATGAGCCGCCACCACCGCAGGGTGGGCAGAAGAGGCAGCGCAGCGATGATGCCCCAGGAGAAACCGCTGACCTGCAGGGCAAGCTTGTTGAGATTCTAGACCGGAGCAGCCGGATGGTGGCGGCACAGCTGGAGGCGCAGAACATCAACTGCCAACTGGATAGGGAGCAGAGGAAGGACCAAGTGAGCAGCTTGCTAGGTGTGCTTGGCAAGGTGGCTGATGCCCTCTACAGAATTGCTGACAAGCTGTAG
- the LOC119359488 gene encoding uncharacterized protein LOC119359488, with translation MYLPSTSYTGCYGATTSANVSWKASQLQDNVIADRAHQNGMTNQIRSAHVTQQGPSTTINSGVGTSTAGSSERMEEAFNQPANNHATNNAESVSEMAIVLAMSTSTPLHTSTGNTQADETAADTEVNDETDDEAQGDEDGGQSEIMVPQPPYVGQRFDLFEDAKEFYQRYAMFHGFAVNTEYHRKIKKTNEYSRCEMRCYKARRNKKGKMCCACRSGT, from the exons atgtacctgccatcaacgtcgtacacag GTTGTTATGGTGCAACCACATCGGCAAACGTCTCATGGAAAGCTTCACAGTTGCAGGACAACGTTATTGCAGATAGAGCACATCAAAATGGAATGACAAACCAGATACGATCAGCACATGTGACACAACAAG GACCTTCAACTACAATCAACAGCGGCGTGGGGACATCTACTGCGGGAAGCTCTGAGCGCATGGAAGAAGCATTCAACCAGCCAGCCAACAATCATGCCACAAACAATGCGGAGTCAGTGTCGGAAATGGCAATCGTTCTAGCAATGTCGACAAGCACACCTTTGCACACCAGCACAGGCAACACTCAAGCAGATGAAACAGCagccgatactgaagtgaatgatgaaactgatgacgaagcacaaggggatgaggatggtgggcaatcagaaatcatggtacctcagccaccgtatGTTGGGCAGAGATTTGATTTGTTCGAAGATGCCAAGGAATTCTACCAGAGATATGCAATGTTCCATGGGTTTGCGGTCaacaccgaataccataggaaaattaaaaaaactaaCGAGTACAGCAGATGTGAGATGAGGTGCTACAAGGCCCGAAGGAACAAGAAGGGTAAAATgtgttgcgcctgtcgttccggaacgTAA